The Hymenobacter sp. DG01 genome has a segment encoding these proteins:
- a CDS encoding sigma 54-interacting transcriptional regulator, with the protein MTQPDIRTLGALKQSGYQPRSVKQELRDNLIKKLQSKEDVFPGIFGYEETVIPELQRAILAGHHINLLGLRGQAKTRIARLLVSLLDEYVPVVEGSELNDDPLQPLSVFARNLIAEKGDDTPITWLHRDDRYTEKLATPDVSVADLIGDADPIKAATLKLPYSDERVIHFGLIPRAHRGIFVINELPDLQARIQVSLFNILQEGDIQIRGFKVRLPLDIQFVFTANPEDYTNRGSIVTPLKDRIDAQIITHYPKSIEIGKRITKQEARIREEQRGLVTTNEIVHDLVEQVAIEARGSEFVDAKSGVSARLTISAYEQVIAAAERRALLNGETQTYVRIADFLGAVPAVTGKVELVYEGEQEGAGIVAEKLMGKAIRTQFLQYFPDPEKTKKQKDKPNPYKPVQDWFGSRTIDLLHDASDEDYRKVLDVVPGLKDLVQQSVPSELSKENLHFWMEFALHGMSEHSLISRNRLTAGAQFKDLLSSMFTMPNFGDDDDDDEEYLSSKKRKRR; encoded by the coding sequence ATGACTCAACCTGACATCCGCACCCTCGGTGCCCTGAAGCAGTCCGGCTACCAGCCCCGCTCCGTGAAACAGGAGCTACGCGACAATCTGATTAAGAAATTACAAAGCAAGGAAGACGTGTTTCCCGGCATTTTTGGCTACGAGGAAACCGTTATTCCGGAGCTGCAGCGCGCTATTCTGGCCGGCCACCACATCAACCTGCTAGGCTTGCGCGGGCAGGCCAAAACCCGCATTGCCCGCCTGCTGGTGAGCCTGCTCGATGAGTACGTGCCCGTAGTGGAAGGGTCGGAGCTGAACGACGACCCCCTGCAGCCCCTGTCGGTGTTTGCCCGCAACCTCATTGCTGAAAAAGGCGACGACACGCCTATTACCTGGCTACACCGCGACGACCGGTACACCGAGAAGCTGGCTACCCCCGACGTATCGGTGGCCGACCTTATCGGTGATGCTGACCCCATCAAAGCCGCTACCCTCAAGCTGCCGTACAGCGACGAGCGGGTAATTCACTTCGGCCTGATTCCGCGGGCGCACCGGGGCATTTTCGTCATCAACGAGCTGCCCGACTTGCAGGCCCGCATCCAGGTGTCGTTGTTCAACATTCTCCAGGAAGGCGACATCCAGATTCGGGGCTTCAAAGTGCGCCTACCCCTCGATATCCAGTTTGTCTTCACGGCCAACCCCGAGGACTACACCAACCGCGGCTCCATTGTAACGCCGCTCAAGGACCGCATCGACGCGCAGATTATCACGCACTACCCCAAGAGCATTGAAATCGGCAAGCGCATCACCAAGCAGGAAGCTCGCATCCGGGAAGAGCAGCGCGGCCTGGTGACCACCAACGAAATCGTGCACGACTTGGTAGAGCAGGTAGCCATTGAGGCCCGCGGCTCCGAGTTCGTGGATGCCAAGTCGGGCGTGTCGGCTCGTCTTACTATTTCGGCCTACGAGCAGGTTATTGCCGCCGCTGAGCGCCGGGCTCTGCTCAACGGCGAAACCCAAACCTACGTGCGCATCGCCGATTTTCTGGGGGCTGTGCCTGCCGTAACGGGCAAGGTAGAGCTGGTGTACGAAGGCGAGCAGGAAGGCGCGGGCATCGTGGCCGAGAAGCTCATGGGCAAAGCCATCCGGACCCAATTCCTGCAGTACTTCCCTGACCCTGAGAAAACCAAGAAGCAGAAGGACAAGCCCAACCCGTATAAGCCTGTCCAGGATTGGTTTGGCTCCCGCACCATTGATCTGCTACACGATGCCTCCGACGAGGACTACCGCAAGGTATTGGACGTAGTTCCTGGCCTCAAGGACCTGGTGCAGCAGAGCGTGCCCAGCGAGCTGAGCAAGGAAAACCTGCACTTCTGGATGGAATTCGCTCTGCACGGTATGTCGGAGCACAGCCTGATTTCGCGTAACCGCCTCACGGCCGGTGCGCAGTTCAAGGACCTGCTCAGCAGCATGTTCACCATGCCTAACTTTGGCGACGATGACGACGATGATGAGGAATACCTGTCATCGAAGAAGCGCAAGCGCCGCTAG
- a CDS encoding 2'-5' RNA ligase family protein, with the protein MNLAEHYDAMREAAESDTLTRLRNQLRTAFRRSGLLQSIDQRYPLQTAHSPVLRFTTPLHCPNQLVAALRHYQHTPIGTFQVDTLELVYNDWYQRAANTVVLERYLLSSL; encoded by the coding sequence ATGAATCTAGCAGAGCATTACGACGCCATGCGCGAAGCAGCGGAATCTGATACCCTAACCCGGCTGCGCAACCAGCTGCGAACGGCGTTCCGACGCTCTGGGCTGCTGCAATCCATTGACCAGCGCTACCCCCTGCAAACGGCTCACTCCCCCGTGCTGCGCTTTACTACTCCCCTGCACTGCCCGAACCAACTGGTAGCCGCGCTCCGGCACTATCAGCACACCCCCATCGGCACTTTTCAGGTCGATACCCTGGAGCTGGTGTATAACGACTGGTACCAGCGCGCCGCCAACACCGTAGTACTAGAGCGGTACCTTCTCAGCAGTTTGTAG
- a CDS encoding TlpA disulfide reductase family protein — protein MKPLSLVSLYLLLGSCTAVRSSQPTPTATAKPATTAVLRGTVKNAQPGDSVRLWRKQPGHPQRTARAVSIAPDGTFRLLEENVSDSLDVQFGVSNALTLYLRAGDSLDVVVDRKNFYETIHFRGRGAHVNNYLARAQHHFDYNFDGLPESQVGSSSPAEFVRRVDAYQQRQLDTLAAWQARAPLPEPLLRLRRRVIAQQRALSLLRYAGHVKGTTQQEPVLPPDYFASLRELHWPPEGVYACRPAQLQTVAFMLGAYRYAFLVAPSGRLATTPGTGEQLYARTTADFGATTLRDQVVGDLLINQLYDFPDEGRLAVRAALPAFRVHNRDSTIARNLREAWRSTAGLQAGSQAPDFTLRDATGKNVSLHDFRGKVVYLDFWYSSCAPCLAEAPAARKLKKQFQGRDVVFLYVSVDRKAEDWQRALAKYPLTGPTSVHLLDPGATQAAAAYGVGGYPNYWVIGRNGRIWRGGAPRPSAGPEIAALLEQALAAQP, from the coding sequence ATGAAGCCTTTATCCTTGGTGAGCTTATACCTGCTGCTGGGCAGCTGTACTGCTGTCCGGTCCTCGCAACCTACCCCTACTGCGACTGCTAAGCCAGCTACCACGGCCGTGCTGCGCGGCACCGTGAAAAATGCCCAGCCCGGCGACAGTGTGCGGCTGTGGCGCAAACAGCCCGGGCACCCGCAACGCACCGCTCGGGCGGTTTCTATTGCCCCGGATGGTACATTCCGGCTGCTAGAAGAAAATGTATCAGACTCCCTGGACGTTCAGTTCGGGGTAAGTAATGCCCTGACGCTCTACCTACGGGCCGGCGACTCCCTGGACGTAGTGGTGGACCGCAAAAACTTTTACGAAACCATCCATTTCAGGGGCCGCGGTGCCCACGTCAACAACTACCTGGCCCGGGCCCAGCACCATTTTGACTATAATTTCGACGGCCTGCCTGAAAGCCAGGTCGGCTCGAGCAGCCCCGCGGAATTTGTACGGCGGGTAGATGCCTACCAGCAGCGCCAGCTAGATACCCTGGCCGCCTGGCAGGCCCGCGCCCCGCTGCCGGAACCATTGCTGCGGTTGCGACGGCGAGTAATAGCGCAGCAACGGGCGCTTTCACTGTTGCGCTACGCTGGCCACGTGAAGGGGACCACCCAGCAGGAGCCAGTACTGCCACCTGATTACTTTGCGTCTCTGCGCGAGCTGCACTGGCCTCCGGAAGGCGTGTATGCGTGCCGACCTGCGCAACTGCAAACGGTAGCATTCATGCTGGGTGCTTACCGCTACGCTTTTCTGGTGGCACCTTCCGGACGATTGGCTACTACCCCTGGCACAGGGGAGCAACTCTACGCTCGTACCACCGCTGATTTTGGTGCAACTACCCTGCGCGACCAGGTAGTAGGCGACTTGCTGATAAACCAGCTGTACGACTTCCCGGATGAGGGCCGGTTGGCAGTACGGGCAGCCCTACCCGCATTTCGGGTCCACAACCGCGACTCCACCATCGCCCGGAATCTGCGCGAGGCCTGGCGCAGCACGGCGGGCTTACAAGCGGGAAGCCAAGCCCCGGACTTCACTCTGCGCGATGCCACCGGTAAAAATGTTTCTCTGCACGACTTCCGGGGTAAAGTAGTGTACCTGGATTTCTGGTACAGCAGCTGCGCCCCGTGCCTGGCGGAGGCCCCTGCCGCCCGGAAGCTGAAAAAGCAATTTCAGGGCCGCGACGTAGTATTCCTGTACGTATCTGTGGACCGCAAAGCCGAAGACTGGCAACGCGCATTGGCGAAATACCCGCTAACTGGCCCTACCAGTGTGCACCTGCTGGACCCGGGCGCAACCCAGGCTGCGGCGGCTTACGGCGTGGGCGGTTACCCTAACTATTGGGTTATTGGGCGCAACGGCCGTATCTGGCGCGGCGGTGCCCCGCGCCCTTCAGCCGGCCCCGAAATAGCAGCGCTGCTGGAGCAAGCGTTAGCCGCCCAGCCCTAG
- a CDS encoding VWA domain-containing protein — translation MSAGFRFRDFVPEESSEKGFDSLFKIFMQLVTITSGDVSEALQWLNELDKQYGLTDNEYGMGDFIEDLKKKGFIDEDPQQPGAFNITAKSEQNIRRSALEEIFGKLKKSGQGNHRTPHTGQGDELSTDMREFRFGDSLEQIQMTESIRNAQLNHGMDGDGFMLTEGDLEVRENEHKSQTSTVLMIDISHSMILYGEDRITPAKKVAMALAELVKQKYPKDFLDVIVFGNDAWQIEVKELPYLQVGPFHTNTVAGLELALDLLRKRKTPNKQIFMITDGKPTCLKEGNGYYKNSFGLDRKVVNRTLNLAAAARRLKVPITTFMIASDPYLQQFVQEFTEVNQGKAYYSSLKGLGHLIFEDYKRNRRKSV, via the coding sequence ATGTCAGCAGGCTTTCGTTTCCGGGACTTCGTGCCCGAGGAGTCAAGTGAGAAAGGCTTCGACTCCCTTTTCAAGATATTCATGCAGCTCGTCACCATCACCAGCGGCGACGTGAGCGAAGCCCTGCAGTGGCTGAACGAGCTGGATAAACAGTACGGCCTCACCGACAACGAGTACGGCATGGGCGACTTCATTGAGGACCTCAAGAAGAAGGGCTTCATTGATGAGGACCCCCAGCAGCCGGGCGCGTTCAACATCACGGCCAAAAGCGAGCAGAACATCCGCCGCTCGGCGCTGGAGGAAATCTTTGGCAAGCTCAAGAAGTCGGGCCAGGGTAACCACCGCACCCCGCACACCGGGCAGGGCGACGAGTTGAGCACCGACATGCGGGAGTTCCGCTTCGGCGACTCGCTGGAGCAGATTCAGATGACTGAGTCTATTCGCAACGCCCAGCTCAACCACGGCATGGATGGCGACGGTTTCATGCTGACCGAGGGCGACTTGGAAGTACGCGAGAATGAGCACAAGAGCCAGACCAGTACGGTGCTCATGATTGACATTTCGCACTCCATGATTCTGTACGGCGAGGACCGTATCACGCCCGCCAAGAAGGTAGCCATGGCTCTGGCCGAACTGGTAAAGCAGAAGTACCCCAAGGATTTCCTCGATGTCATCGTGTTCGGCAACGATGCCTGGCAGATTGAGGTGAAAGAACTGCCCTACCTGCAAGTTGGCCCTTTCCACACGAACACGGTTGCCGGCCTGGAGCTAGCCCTGGACCTGCTGCGCAAGCGCAAAACGCCCAACAAGCAGATTTTCATGATTACCGATGGCAAGCCCACCTGCCTGAAGGAAGGCAACGGCTACTACAAAAACAGCTTCGGGCTAGACCGGAAGGTAGTAAACCGCACCCTGAACCTAGCCGCCGCCGCCCGCCGCCTCAAGGTGCCCATCACCACCTTTATGATTGCCTCCGACCCCTACCTGCAACAGTTCGTACAGGAGTTCACGGAGGTCAACCAGGGCAAAGCCTACTACAGCTCCCTGAAAGGGTTGGGCCACCTGATTTTCGAGGACTACAAGCGCAACCGCCGGAAGTCGGTATAA
- a CDS encoding DUF427 domain-containing protein, with protein sequence MKAIWNNTVVAESPDTVVVENNHYFPADSLKREYFEDSIAGTTCPWKGRASYYSLRVNGELNKDAAWFYPEPKEAAAHIKGRVAFWKGVQVVP encoded by the coding sequence ATGAAAGCCATCTGGAACAATACCGTCGTGGCCGAGAGCCCGGACACCGTAGTCGTGGAAAACAACCATTACTTCCCCGCCGACTCCCTTAAGCGGGAGTATTTCGAGGACAGTATCGCGGGCACTACCTGCCCCTGGAAGGGCCGGGCCAGCTATTACTCCCTGCGCGTAAACGGAGAGCTGAACAAAGATGCCGCCTGGTTTTACCCCGAGCCGAAAGAAGCGGCTGCCCACATCAAAGGTCGGGTGGCCTTCTGGAAAGGCGTTCAGGTGGTGCCCTAG
- a CDS encoding acyl-ACP desaturase, with product MITASVTSRSEVLQHLESFVKENMASFLKSVESSWQPSDFLPDSRLDNFFDEVKLLRERAKELSYDLLAVLIGDTITEEALPNYEAWFHELDDLNRDPNNGWAQWIRGWTAEENRHGDLLNRYLYLCGRVNMREFEVSTQYLIADGFDLGTAHDPYRAFVYTSYQETATNISHRRVGQLARKAGDDQLSKLCGMIAGDETRHARVYKTFVEKIFEVDPSEMMLAFEDMMRKKIVMPAHYMREMGVEMGKTFGHFTDAAQRLGVYTSQDYTDILETLIKDWKIDQITGLNGAAEKGREYIMALPNRLRRVAERMPVPKLEYKFKWIE from the coding sequence ATGATTACTGCCTCCGTTACTTCCCGCTCGGAAGTGCTCCAGCACCTTGAATCCTTCGTGAAAGAGAACATGGCTTCGTTCTTGAAAAGCGTGGAAAGCAGCTGGCAGCCCTCCGATTTCCTGCCCGATTCCCGCCTCGATAATTTCTTTGATGAAGTAAAGCTGCTGCGCGAGCGGGCCAAGGAACTCAGCTACGATTTGCTGGCCGTGCTTATCGGCGACACCATTACCGAGGAAGCCCTGCCTAACTACGAGGCTTGGTTTCACGAGCTCGACGACCTGAACCGGGACCCCAACAACGGATGGGCCCAGTGGATCCGGGGCTGGACGGCCGAGGAAAACCGCCACGGCGACCTGCTCAACCGCTACCTCTACCTCTGCGGCCGCGTGAACATGCGCGAGTTTGAGGTCAGCACCCAGTACCTCATTGCCGACGGCTTCGACCTGGGCACCGCCCACGACCCTTACCGGGCTTTCGTGTACACCAGCTACCAGGAAACCGCCACCAATATCTCGCACCGCCGCGTAGGGCAGCTGGCCCGCAAAGCCGGTGACGACCAGCTTTCTAAGCTTTGCGGCATGATTGCCGGCGACGAAACCCGCCACGCCCGCGTCTATAAAACCTTCGTGGAGAAGATCTTCGAGGTCGATCCTTCGGAAATGATGCTGGCCTTCGAGGACATGATGCGCAAGAAGATTGTGATGCCTGCTCACTACATGCGCGAAATGGGCGTAGAAATGGGCAAAACCTTCGGCCATTTCACCGATGCCGCCCAGCGCCTGGGTGTGTACACGAGCCAGGACTACACCGACATTCTGGAAACCCTGATCAAGGACTGGAAAATCGACCAGATTACCGGCCTCAACGGCGCCGCCGAAAAAGGCCGCGAGTACATCATGGCCCTGCCTAACCGCCTGCGCCGCGTAGCGGAACGTATGCCCGTTCCGAAGCTGGAGTACAAGTTCAAATGGATTGAGTAG
- a CDS encoding glycosyltransferase family 39 protein yields the protein MNRLTSRLPDWTLLLVVVLTVAYFLLTHEGLYALDDYFYSRYAQQLLSGTFRVEPDPLGLLHDPLKERPLIFGPVAACYALFGINIISTTLWPLLATLGCAVLIWRLYRRREPVVAAGAMLLLGLHYFTLNLTNYLYPDNILMFWCLAGAATLLRGREPHRRAGWWGAAFAGLSFAALLSKETIVYYLPFYLGVLGVDLWQRRHGCFWGAALATGAVLLGAYLAFYQHYTHDTLYRLHLIERTNEFLKEGNYLAGNRAALFSRLTGQPLLFFVGTGLGLMLTLAAAAFGGPTAPMPAGPAAAASTPHGSSDRRFWLLLGLVTLVLYWVGSTSLSQYNPITLVPRMTTPLLPPLALAAGFGLRRVVQQAGGRALVAGLALLLMAAWLRSAVAVVYALPGLYFVLIGLLAARPFWPAAIRRATPGLAAATVLVLAGVLAIRPLYFMGKPSVSGHFAQDRIIWQHLQRPAQGVVFVDDYLIGNYDFYYGFRVPQGLQYRRYWARDSVRLRPGQRAWLLLNRATLSNDELTRKLIRYSPDSVLIWYPRRRLVAQDGPVSLFEVEGR from the coding sequence GTGAACCGTTTGACCTCCCGTTTGCCCGACTGGACGCTGCTGCTGGTAGTGGTCCTGACGGTGGCTTACTTCCTGCTGACACACGAAGGGCTGTACGCCCTCGACGACTATTTCTACTCTCGCTACGCCCAGCAGCTGCTGAGCGGCACGTTTCGAGTGGAGCCCGATCCGCTGGGCCTGCTACACGACCCGCTGAAGGAGCGGCCCCTCATTTTTGGGCCGGTGGCGGCCTGCTACGCCCTGTTTGGCATCAACATCATCAGCACCACCCTGTGGCCGCTGCTGGCTACGCTGGGCTGCGCCGTGCTGATCTGGCGGCTGTACCGGCGGCGGGAGCCGGTGGTAGCGGCCGGGGCCATGCTGCTGCTGGGGCTGCACTACTTCACCCTCAACCTTACCAACTACCTCTACCCCGATAACATCCTGATGTTCTGGTGCCTGGCCGGGGCCGCCACCTTGCTGCGGGGCCGGGAGCCGCACCGCAGGGCGGGCTGGTGGGGCGCGGCTTTTGCCGGATTGTCGTTTGCGGCCCTGCTGAGCAAGGAAACCATTGTGTATTACCTGCCTTTCTACCTGGGCGTGCTGGGAGTTGACCTCTGGCAGCGCCGACACGGGTGCTTCTGGGGGGCGGCCCTGGCTACGGGCGCGGTGTTGCTGGGCGCCTACCTGGCTTTCTACCAGCACTATACCCACGATACCCTCTACCGCCTGCACCTGATTGAGCGCACCAACGAGTTTCTGAAGGAGGGTAACTACCTGGCCGGCAACCGGGCGGCCCTGTTCTCCCGCCTGACCGGGCAGCCACTGCTGTTTTTTGTCGGGACAGGGCTGGGGCTGATGCTGACGCTGGCCGCCGCTGCCTTCGGCGGCCCTACGGCCCCGATGCCTGCCGGTCCGGCAGCGGCGGCCAGCACTCCGCATGGCAGCTCTGACCGCCGGTTCTGGCTGCTGCTGGGGCTGGTGACGCTGGTGCTGTACTGGGTTGGCAGCACTTCCCTGAGCCAGTATAACCCCATCACGCTGGTGCCCCGCATGACTACGCCCCTACTGCCTCCGCTGGCCCTGGCCGCCGGGTTCGGGCTGCGCCGGGTGGTGCAGCAGGCCGGTGGGCGGGCGCTGGTGGCGGGCCTGGCCTTGCTGCTGATGGCGGCCTGGCTGCGCAGTGCCGTAGCTGTGGTATATGCGCTGCCTGGGCTGTATTTCGTGCTGATTGGGCTGCTGGCCGCCCGCCCGTTCTGGCCGGCCGCCATTCGGCGCGCTACTCCCGGCCTGGCCGCCGCTACGGTGCTGGTGCTGGCGGGGGTGCTGGCTATCCGGCCGCTTTACTTTATGGGCAAACCTTCGGTTTCGGGGCATTTCGCGCAAGACCGCATCATCTGGCAGCACCTGCAGCGGCCGGCCCAGGGCGTCGTTTTCGTCGATGACTACCTGATTGGCAACTACGACTTCTACTACGGCTTCCGGGTGCCTCAGGGGCTGCAGTACCGCCGCTACTGGGCCCGCGACTCGGTGCGGCTGCGCCCTGGCCAGCGGGCCTGGTTGCTGCTCAACCGCGCTACCCTCTCCAACGACGAGCTGACCCGCAAGCTGATCCGCTACTCCCCCGACTCGGTGCTGATTTGGTACCCACGGCGCCGACTGGTGGCTCAGGACGGGCCGGTTTCGCTTTTCGAGGTAGAAGGCCGCTAG
- a CDS encoding glycosyltransferase, translated as MPLVSIVALCHNHAPFLETALNSILAQTYANLEVILVDDASTDGSPAVLQRYAAAHPHWQLLLLPENVGNCQAFNQGFRRSKGEFVIDFATDDVLLPERISKQVRQFEQVGSRCGMVYSDAELIDEAGRHVRYHFRPDAQGQLQPRPASGLVFADVLARYFISTPTMTMRRETLEELGGYDETLAYEDFDFWVRASRNWEFHLLPEVTTQKRLHPQSMSRKGYRPHDPYLASTIQVCRKALALCRTGAERAALATRVRWELRQAVRHRNRPEALSLYQLLRELDAVRPLDWLLQLTC; from the coding sequence ATGCCTCTCGTGTCTATTGTGGCGCTGTGCCACAACCACGCTCCGTTTCTGGAAACGGCCCTCAATTCTATTCTGGCCCAGACCTACGCCAACCTGGAAGTTATTCTGGTAGATGATGCCAGCACGGACGGGAGCCCGGCAGTTCTGCAGCGCTACGCCGCGGCCCACCCGCACTGGCAGCTGCTGTTGCTGCCCGAAAACGTGGGCAACTGCCAGGCTTTTAACCAGGGCTTCCGCCGGTCGAAGGGGGAGTTTGTCATCGATTTTGCTACTGATGATGTGCTGCTGCCCGAGCGTATTAGCAAGCAAGTCAGGCAGTTTGAGCAGGTAGGGTCCCGCTGCGGCATGGTATATTCTGATGCCGAGCTGATTGACGAAGCCGGCCGGCACGTGCGCTACCACTTCCGCCCCGATGCGCAAGGCCAGCTGCAGCCCCGGCCGGCTTCCGGGCTGGTTTTCGCCGATGTGCTGGCCCGTTATTTCATCAGCACCCCTACCATGACCATGCGGCGGGAAACCCTGGAAGAGCTGGGCGGCTACGACGAAACCCTGGCCTATGAGGACTTCGACTTCTGGGTGCGGGCCAGCCGTAACTGGGAGTTTCATTTGCTGCCGGAGGTTACCACCCAGAAGCGCCTGCACCCGCAGTCTATGTCGCGCAAGGGCTACCGTCCCCACGACCCCTACCTGGCCTCTACTATTCAGGTGTGCCGCAAGGCTCTGGCTTTGTGCCGCACCGGGGCCGAGCGGGCCGCCCTGGCCACCCGGGTGCGCTGGGAGCTGCGCCAGGCCGTGCGCCACCGCAACCGCCCCGAAGCCCTCAGCCTCTACCAACTGCTGCGCGAGCTGGACGCCGTGCGCCCCCTCGACTGGCTGCTGCAACTGACCTGCTAG
- a CDS encoding GNAT family N-acetyltransferase: MSLSATASVLLGPLPLPTGRLVVRLQPGRVAAPVRPTAYQPWLYLTPPHLALQQSPHEPLHFFLEDEAAGQTVAQLSVFETEDGQAARSPWQAPFGAVQASDYLSEAALMAFLEVVHRHLIQRGIRQLTLRPHAFAYHPHFSARLTQVLTRLGYEVRLAELNMHLPLAQSYMAGLHPSERRRLKKCERHGLRFEQEPPLLLPLAYDFLRRCREEKGQTLSMPLERLQELFRQFPRQHFLYSVRDAQGQWAALTVVIQVSDDVLYNFYPASPLAYNTLSPMVLLNAGLHAFGQASGMRLLDLGTSTLPTGLNHSLLQFKRHLGGVPSLKLTFTKTL; the protein is encoded by the coding sequence TTGTCGTTGTCTGCCACCGCATCCGTTCTTCTGGGCCCCTTGCCGCTGCCCACCGGGCGCCTGGTAGTACGGCTGCAGCCGGGGAGAGTGGCCGCGCCGGTCCGTCCTACGGCTTACCAGCCCTGGCTCTACCTTACGCCGCCCCACCTGGCTTTGCAGCAGAGCCCCCACGAGCCCCTGCACTTCTTTCTGGAAGATGAGGCCGCCGGCCAGACCGTGGCGCAGCTCTCGGTGTTTGAAACCGAGGACGGGCAGGCCGCCCGCAGCCCCTGGCAGGCCCCGTTTGGCGCGGTGCAGGCCTCTGATTACTTATCGGAGGCAGCCCTGATGGCTTTTCTGGAGGTAGTGCATCGGCACCTGATTCAACGCGGCATCAGGCAGCTGACTTTGCGTCCGCACGCTTTTGCCTACCACCCCCACTTCAGCGCCCGGCTTACCCAGGTGCTGACCCGGCTGGGCTACGAGGTAAGGCTGGCCGAGCTGAACATGCACCTGCCGCTGGCGCAAAGCTACATGGCCGGCCTGCACCCCTCGGAGCGCCGCCGGCTGAAAAAATGCGAGCGGCACGGGCTGCGCTTCGAGCAGGAGCCCCCGCTGCTGCTGCCCTTGGCCTACGATTTTCTGCGCCGGTGCCGCGAGGAAAAAGGCCAGACCCTCTCCATGCCCCTGGAGCGGCTGCAGGAGTTGTTTCGGCAGTTTCCGCGGCAGCATTTTCTGTACTCCGTGCGCGATGCCCAGGGCCAGTGGGCTGCCCTGACGGTGGTTATCCAAGTCAGCGACGACGTGCTGTACAACTTTTACCCGGCTAGTCCGCTGGCTTACAATACCCTGAGCCCTATGGTGCTGCTCAACGCCGGGCTGCACGCCTTCGGGCAGGCCAGCGGCATGCGCCTACTGGACTTGGGCACCTCCACCTTACCCACTGGCCTCAACCACTCGCTGCTGCAGTTTAAGCGCCACTTGGGCGGAGTTCCCAGCCTCAAGCTCACCTTCACCAAAACCTTATAG
- the corA gene encoding magnesium/cobalt transporter CorA — protein sequence MMSAPDSTPLPLTPPPAPVPEDDDDQIPARGVADHNATRQAREQQVGQRPGTLVIRPDALPPRLFLVSYGNEHVVEREYQHYDELLVYFRAHPELRHWIDVRGYNNLALMQRLQDDFRIHPLQMEDVLGDYQRAKVEESEEGLFMVSRMTEFTRLLDINDDQLSIFTGPNYVLTFQDDYEDCLDAVRQRLRSMRSSIRRRSSLYLAYALTDVVLDHYYPTMAAIGDYLEVLEERIFQGRSDRRVLNRILHIKKDIVRFRRLVYPERDKIAEILRLPDEEIPEEIKVFFRDCYDHAIQALDLAESYRETVSSLIDLYMSDQSNRANEVMKVLTIISSIFIPLSFVVGLYGMNFQREGPNGRINYLNMPELYSPWGYVGVLSFMLVVVIGQLTFFYRKGWLSRR from the coding sequence ATGATGTCCGCTCCTGACTCTACTCCCCTCCCCCTGACCCCGCCCCCGGCTCCTGTTCCCGAAGACGATGACGACCAGATACCAGCCCGCGGGGTAGCCGACCACAACGCCACCCGACAGGCGCGGGAGCAGCAGGTAGGCCAGCGCCCGGGCACGCTCGTCATCCGGCCCGATGCCCTGCCGCCCCGCTTATTTCTGGTTTCCTACGGCAATGAGCACGTGGTAGAGCGGGAATATCAGCACTACGATGAGCTGCTGGTTTACTTTCGGGCCCACCCCGAGCTGCGCCACTGGATTGACGTGCGCGGCTACAATAACCTGGCCCTGATGCAGCGCCTGCAGGACGATTTCCGCATTCACCCCCTGCAGATGGAGGACGTGCTGGGCGACTACCAGCGGGCCAAAGTGGAGGAAAGCGAGGAAGGGCTGTTTATGGTTTCGCGCATGACGGAGTTTACTCGCCTGCTCGATATCAACGACGACCAACTCTCCATTTTCACGGGTCCGAACTACGTGCTCACGTTTCAGGACGACTACGAGGACTGCCTGGATGCCGTGCGTCAGCGCCTGCGCTCTATGCGCAGCTCCATCCGGCGCCGCTCTTCCCTGTACCTGGCCTACGCCCTCACCGACGTGGTGCTGGACCATTACTACCCCACTATGGCCGCCATCGGCGACTACCTGGAAGTGCTGGAGGAACGTATTTTTCAGGGCCGCTCCGATAGGCGCGTGCTCAACCGCATTCTGCACATCAAGAAGGACATCGTGCGTTTCCGCCGCCTGGTGTATCCGGAGCGCGACAAGATTGCGGAAATCCTGCGCCTGCCCGACGAGGAAATTCCGGAGGAAATAAAGGTCTTCTTCCGCGACTGTTACGACCACGCTATTCAGGCCCTGGACCTGGCCGAAAGCTACCGCGAAACCGTCAGCAGCCTGATTGATTTGTACATGTCGGACCAGAGCAACCGGGCCAACGAGGTCATGAAGGTGCTGACCATCATCAGCAGCATTTTTATCCCACTGAGCTTCGTGGTGGGGCTGTACGGCATGAACTTTCAGCGCGAAGGCCCCAATGGCCGCATCAACTACCTCAACATGCCCGAGCTGTACAGCCCCTGGGGCTACGTGGGCGTCCTGAGCTTTATGCTGGTAGTGGTAATTGGCCAGCTCACTTTCTTCTACCGCAAGGGCTGGCTTTCGAGGCGGTGA